A single window of Halobacillus naozhouensis DNA harbors:
- a CDS encoding DUF819 domain-containing protein: MIEGGFLYLGIVIGLAGLVAYFESSSKSKFFKYVPGIVLIYFGGAILKTSGIIGSTEPIDATYGSVRDALLPMLILLMLLNCDLRKLVKLGPKMLVGYVAASFSIILGFVLTFLMFQGLYAPETWQAFGALAGSWTGGSANMVIIQGILDVPENIFGYALIMDTVNYSTWVMVMFWLVPFATVFNKWAKADTSHLDEITADLKEEYEEKQQKSISFVHLMGLISISIFVSAIAARLGELLPEFGTVVNATTWTIFIVSIVGVLLAMTRISKVPGSMDVANVLLYIVIALIASRADFSQLFQAPIYIISGFVILAIHGLILMLVAKLFKMDLFTLGVSSLANIGGMASAPLLAGAYHRSLIPIGVLMALAGSFLGTYYGLLVAKILSFL, from the coding sequence ATGATTGAGGGAGGATTTTTGTACCTTGGTATTGTTATTGGTCTGGCAGGTCTGGTTGCCTACTTTGAGTCAAGTTCCAAAAGCAAGTTTTTTAAGTATGTGCCGGGCATTGTACTGATTTATTTTGGCGGAGCAATCTTGAAAACGAGCGGGATTATTGGGTCAACAGAGCCGATTGATGCAACGTATGGATCTGTACGAGATGCACTGTTGCCGATGCTAATTCTATTAATGCTGTTGAATTGTGATTTGCGAAAGTTAGTGAAACTGGGGCCTAAGATGTTAGTAGGCTATGTGGCAGCTTCATTTAGTATCATTCTCGGTTTCGTGCTTACCTTTTTAATGTTTCAAGGGTTGTACGCTCCAGAAACGTGGCAGGCCTTTGGGGCATTGGCAGGGAGCTGGACGGGCGGATCTGCCAATATGGTAATTATTCAGGGAATCTTAGATGTTCCTGAGAATATTTTCGGCTACGCTTTGATTATGGATACAGTCAACTATTCAACGTGGGTGATGGTGATGTTCTGGCTGGTTCCGTTTGCTACGGTGTTCAATAAATGGGCAAAGGCCGACACCTCTCACCTTGATGAAATTACGGCTGATTTGAAGGAAGAATACGAGGAAAAACAACAGAAGTCCATCTCCTTTGTTCACTTAATGGGGTTGATCTCCATTTCCATTTTTGTCTCAGCCATTGCTGCTAGACTGGGTGAGCTGCTCCCTGAATTCGGAACGGTGGTCAATGCGACTACTTGGACGATCTTTATTGTTTCGATTGTTGGGGTGCTGCTGGCAATGACCAGAATTTCAAAAGTTCCTGGTTCAATGGATGTGGCTAATGTATTGCTGTATATCGTCATTGCTTTGATTGCCTCGAGGGCAGATTTTTCTCAACTGTTTCAAGCACCAATCTATATCATATCTGGTTTCGTTATTCTAGCCATTCATGGATTGATTCTCATGCTAGTAGCTAAATTATTTAAAATGGACCTCTTTACATTAGGGGTGTCGAGTCTTGCAAATATTGGCGGAATGGCCTCAGCACCGCTTCTCGCAGGGGCCTATCACCGTTCCCTTATTCCAATCGGGGTGTTAATGGCACTTGCTGGTTCTTTTCTTGGAACATATTACGGC